The Campylobacter concisus genome segment TCACTATCTTCGCTAGCTTCTTCGTTTAGCTCTTTATCCAAAGATTCGATCTCGCTGAGCTCTTTTTTACTTTGGCTTATATCATCTACAAAATCTTCATTAAGCTCGGCAGTTTCTAAATTTTGAGAATTTTGCTCAACCATTTTATCAAGCTCGTTTTTAGCCTCTTCATCCGCCAAGTCGCTCTCGCCCATATCATCTATCTCATCTACAAGCGAACTAAGCTCATCAAAGTTATCACTATGCTCTTCTTTTGTCACAGGTGGCTCATTATTTTGTTCTAAGGATTTATCCAGATCTTCTGAATCAGCCATATATTTGCTAGCTATGTCATTTATCATATCATCATCTATGAGTTCAGTGTCTGTTTCATCAAAACTGATATCTTTATCCTTTAAATCCTCGGTCTCCAGTTCACTTAGCTGCTCTTTTAAAAACTCATCGTCTAAAGCCTCATTATCAAAATTCTCTGCTTCATCATCTTCTTTTGCTAAATTTTCAAGACCCATATCAATTTCTGGAAGCTCAAAATTTTCTAAATTATCAAAGTTTTTATTGCTTTCGTCAAAGTCATTAAAATTTGCAGACTCATCTAGTCCAAGCTCAAGTTCTTTATCATTGTCAGTATCTTTGTTTTGTTCAAACAAACTAATAAATTCTGTTGGTAAAAAGGGCTTTTCAAGCATAACATCAGCAAAATCAGGCTTTTCGCCGCCTCTAGGTGCTAGATACATTATCTTTTGATTTAAATTAACATCGCTGCTATCCATATCACTATCGATGATAATATAATCAAATTGATCGCCAACACTATTAACATCGTCAAATTCACTATATTCTATGCCTAGTTTATTTAAACTTAACGTTATAAGGCGAGAAACTGCTGGGTTTTTGTTTACAAGTGCAACTTTCATGATCCCTCCTTGAAGAGCTTGAGGCTGTATTCTATGATAAATTTCATTGCTATTTACTTAAAAAAATAGTGCTGGCATATCGTTTAAAATCTGCACCATCATATCAGTTATGATTTTTATAATGCCGGCTAAAATAGCTATCAAAACCGAAAAGCTAATACTTACCTTAATAGGATAGCCAACGACTAATAGGTTAAATTGTGGCATAGTTTTCATAAGCATGCCAAAAATAGTATCTGAAAGTATAGAAAGCGCGATAATAGGAAAAGCCAGAATAAATCCAAACATAAAAAGACTACCAAAGAGCTTTAGGGTGTAGCTCATCACACCGCTTCTTGGATAAAAATCTCCAAGCGGTATAGCTGAAAGTGAAGTGGAATAAAACTGCAATATTAAATGGTGCCCATCAAGCATCAAAAATGCGAGAAGTGCGATGAAATTTAGAATATTTGCAATTACTGGCGAATTTGTACCAGTTTGCGGATCAAGCACTGAAGCCATCGAAAAACCCATAATCATTGAGATCTGCTCGCCCGCCATTTGAAGTATGGCAAAAACGATATTTAGCAAAAGCCCAGCACAAAGTCCGAGCATAGCCTCACTTAAAATTTCCATGATCAAAAAATTTATAGCATGCTCATGGGCATGTGAGAGCGGGAAAAGCACGATACAAAGGGCGAAAACTAGTAAAGTTTTTACGCTAAGCGGGATTTGATTGTGAGAAAAGAATGGAAAAAATACAATAAGCCCACTAAGACGTGCAAAAAGGAGCATGAAGGTTATGACTTTATCCGCTCCGAAAAACTCGACTAGCTCCATTATTTTATATTAACGCCTCGTCCATCTCAGCTGGAATTTCAAGCCCCATGATCTTTAAAACACTAGGAGCGATATTATTTAGACCGCCGTTTTTTACTTTTTTTACGCCATCAGCCATCACAAAACAAAAGACATCATAAGTCGTGTGGTTTGTCAGTAGCTCACCGCTGCTATCGCGCATCTCTTCGCAGTTTCCGTGATCGCTCGTGATGATCATCGCATAGTTTTTCTCTTTTACTTTAGCGTAAATTTCTCCAAGAGCCGTATCTACTGCCTCTACTGCTTTTATAGCGGCCTCATAGTTGCCAGTGTGCCCTACCATATCGCCATTTGCGAAATTTACCACTATGAAGTCTTGCTCGTCATCCATGCCTTTTATCACGGCTTTGCAAACCTCTGCAGCGCTCATCTCTGGCTTTTCGTCATAGGTCTTTACCTTTGGGCTAGGGATAAGCACCCTTGTTTCATTGCTAGCTAACTCCTCGACGCCACCATTAAAGAAAAATGTTACGTGGGCGTATTTTTCAGTCTCAGCCGTGTGAAGCTGCCTTAGCCCAGCCGCTGCTATGACCTCGCTTAACGTGTTTTTTATTTTTTCATTTTTAAAGAGCACTTCAAATTTAAAATTTGCGTCGTATTCGGTCATGGTGATTAGATTTTTGATAGCAAAAGGTCGCTCAAACTCGCTAAATTTCTCCTCACCTAGAGCCTGGCAAATTTCTCTTGCCCTATCATTTCTAAAATTTATAAAGATCACGCCGTCATCTTCGCCCATGCCACTAAAGCCATTAAAGCTTGCTGGCTTTACAAACTCGTCTGTCACGCCCTCGTCGTAGCTTTTTTGTAGATACTCACTTGGCGTTAAGCTGCTTAAATTTGCTCCATTTACCAAGCTATCATAGGCCTCTTTTACACGCTCCCAGCGTTTATCTCTATCCATCGCGTAAAATCTCCCACAAAGAGTCGCCACCTTAAATTTAGCCTCCAAGCTTTTTATGAAATTTAGACCGCTATTTGGGCTAACGTCGCGTCCATCGGTGATAGCGTGTGCAAAAACCTCGCAGCCATTTTTGCTAGCAAGCTCGCACATACCATCAAAATGCTCCATATGTGAGTGCACGCCGCCATCGCTATAAAGCCCTATGACGTGGATCTTTTTACACTTTTTAAAAAGAGTTTTTAGTGCTTCATTTTCTGCTATAGAGCCGTCAGCAAAAGCACGTGAAATTTTGACCAAATTTTGATACAAAACTCGCCCACTTCCTATGCACATGTGCCCTACTTCGCTGTTTCCCATCTGCCCTTCAGGTAGTCCCACAGCGTTTCCAGAGGTTTTTATGAGCGAGTTTGGAATTTCTTTAAAAAATTTCTCGTAATTTGGCTTTTTAGCCGCCTCAAATGCGTTAAATTTACCGCTTTTATTAAATCCAATACCATCAGTTATTATTAAAATAGTTTTTTGACTCATTTTGAAAATTTATCCTTAATTTTAGATAATTTTTAAGGCCAT includes the following:
- a CDS encoding Highly acidic protein — its product is MKVALVNKNPAVSRLITLSLNKLGIEYSEFDDVNSVGDQFDYIIIDSDMDSSDVNLNQKIMYLAPRGGEKPDFADVMLEKPFLPTEFISLFEQNKDTDNDKELELGLDESANFNDFDESNKNFDNLENFELPEIDMGLENLAKEDDEAENFDNEALDDEFLKEQLSELETEDLKDKDISFDETDTELIDDDMINDIASKYMADSEDLDKSLEQNNEPPVTKEEHSDNFDELSSLVDEIDDMGESDLADEEAKNELDKMVEQNSQNLETAELNEDFVDDISQSKKELSEIESLDKELNEEASEDSENFDELETDFGSDEKFEPESSEANLIDEASQNLEEDIDEESTKEAEDISLDEDIDLEKEPAKEDHEEISEEVLAQEGLGMVDEVFEEENFKEETLDSLNFDVASIEEIDENTMQAAFGLNIAPQTSSCDETKIDADYKEELTKKITKHVHESLNESSLRDVLKDMNIKINISFEEK
- the fliR gene encoding flagellar biosynthetic protein FliR, coding for MELVEFFGADKVITFMLLFARLSGLIVFFPFFSHNQIPLSVKTLLVFALCIVLFPLSHAHEHAINFLIMEILSEAMLGLCAGLLLNIVFAILQMAGEQISMIMGFSMASVLDPQTGTNSPVIANILNFIALLAFLMLDGHHLILQFYSTSLSAIPLGDFYPRSGVMSYTLKLFGSLFMFGFILAFPIIALSILSDTIFGMLMKTMPQFNLLVVGYPIKVSISFSVLIAILAGIIKIITDMMVQILNDMPALFF
- the gpmI gene encoding 2,3-bisphosphoglycerate-independent phosphoglycerate mutase, producing the protein MSQKTILIITDGIGFNKSGKFNAFEAAKKPNYEKFFKEIPNSLIKTSGNAVGLPEGQMGNSEVGHMCIGSGRVLYQNLVKISRAFADGSIAENEALKTLFKKCKKIHVIGLYSDGGVHSHMEHFDGMCELASKNGCEVFAHAITDGRDVSPNSGLNFIKSLEAKFKVATLCGRFYAMDRDKRWERVKEAYDSLVNGANLSSLTPSEYLQKSYDEGVTDEFVKPASFNGFSGMGEDDGVIFINFRNDRAREICQALGEEKFSEFERPFAIKNLITMTEYDANFKFEVLFKNEKIKNTLSEVIAAAGLRQLHTAETEKYAHVTFFFNGGVEELASNETRVLIPSPKVKTYDEKPEMSAAEVCKAVIKGMDDEQDFIVVNFANGDMVGHTGNYEAAIKAVEAVDTALGEIYAKVKEKNYAMIITSDHGNCEEMRDSSGELLTNHTTYDVFCFVMADGVKKVKNGGLNNIAPSVLKIMGLEIPAEMDEALI